The Triticum aestivum cultivar Chinese Spring chromosome 5A, IWGSC CS RefSeq v2.1, whole genome shotgun sequence genomic sequence TTTTCTCCTATTATAACACACGGGAATGTTTTCTAGTGAGAACCAATAGCTGAAGGAGATGTTGCAGAGGCTCCTGGTCTGTGGGAATGACTAGACGGGGGCTCATTGCGGAGATGAGCAGGATGGTTTTTATCGggcttcttcctttttctttgctTCTTTGTTGATTTTCATCGGTTTTCTTTTTGTTCAACACATGAAAACTATTTTCAATACACactcaacatttttcatatacatcggAAACATATTATATATACACGTTTAATATTTTGatatatatgattaacattttctgaaaacttATATTTTATATATCTaattttttttcatacacattgtacacttTTGGAATATATCTAATACACATATaagatttttcaaatacaagattaacactttttgaatacatggtcaacatttttcaataCACGGTGAATATTTTATTAATGGCAATAAACATTTTCACACATAATGTCCATTTTCTATATATGCATCCTGAACATCTTTTTAtaaacatgattaacattttttgaatacaaatACAATCAAATTTTTAAAAATATATGTTTTCTGATGTCTACTTTTTTAATGTACGTCCTGTATTTTCCGTATACACTAGGAACATTAGTGTGTACACGTTTAATATTTTCTAACATGATTTTTTTATACACACTGTATTCTTTTGTATAATTTTTCTTATACATGATAAACATATTTTCTATACATATTAACTTTTTCGAATGCTTGactaacattttcaaatacttgttttattttgtttcaaaTGCTTAATTAATATTATAAAAATAGATTGTCAACTTTTTTCAGATACGTtgtatatattttttgtatacaagaGAAATATCTACTCTATactcatttaacatttttcaaatccttgatttaattttttagaatatttggaattataaacagaaaataaaaataaataaaaatgttaaaaacagaagaaaaaacaaggcAGTGGGCTGTGGCCTCCCatgggctgggccggcccatttatggACGTTGCTAAACAATGATATAGTTGTGCCTTACACCTACAGGACTAGCTTGTCTACAAATGATTTCACTGTCGCAATTTTGCTAAACAATGATAAGTTAAGCTTGGCTGTTTGTCCTAAAAGAACAAAATTCCCCTAAAAAATTCAAAATGGAAAAAACTACAGGACCAACGTATTTTTTTGGCTGTTTTTTTTACTTTTGACGGTTTTCTACGCACTTtctaaaattttaaaaatgtttgcaaattcatAAAAAGCTTCATCAATTTAAAGATGTTCAGGAGTTTTAAAACAAATGTCACCAAATTTTTAAAAAGATcccaaattccaaaaaaaatcatggatttgaagTTTGTTCTCTTTTTAAAGAcgaattttgaaaatggttttgaatttgaaaaatgttcatgaatttcaaagatTTTCATGTATTTAAACTATATCAACACCAGATGAGGTGTTGTGGTGGGGGTGTTCTGGGGTGTAGTCTCGGTACATTATGTATGTCTTTCATTCACGCAATGACATATCAATGTCGTGTGTGGACTCGATTGCTATTGGCCTTTAGATCAGATCGACACTAGAAGAGGTATTGTGGTGTCGGCTCGGCCGGCAGTTCCCTTGTGAATATGGCGAGGACACACAAATGTCGTGGGGTGAGCTTACCAACCCTTCTTTTATTGTGGTTCTATGTGTGATTGTACTTCCATTGTAAGTCTCCGTATTCCGATTCATTGATTTACTTGAAATGGTTATCGGCAAATGCCCACCATAGTTCACCTAAGACAGCACGTACTATGTGCGGTTGTTTTTTTTGGGCATAAATTCCCTGGTTTTCTATTTGACTTACTATGTGTTGTTTGTTTAACCTATGCGTACAGCTAAACTAATTCCTTATTTTGGGCAAAAGTTGCAAATTGGCAGTACTCGAGCACTACTTCTACCTTTATTTGTGGCCATCCTTTATGTACTGACTGAAGCCACTATCAGCACGCATGCGCTTTGCTCTTATCATCTTCGACGCAGACCGACAGCTTCATTAGGCTTTTGGCCAGCCAGGTCACCTCAACGCCTTTTGCCATTAATGGCACGTCCACTTGCTAGCTGCTCATGCTATTTATGGGCATCCATGCAAGCGCCATCAGATCGTCCATTCTCCATTGTCTTGTCATGCCATATCGGCCGATCGACATGGTGCTACAGGTGCCAGAGATGCTGGAGGCAGTGTTGTTGCAACTGTTGTTCTGTTGCTTGAACCCTAGGACTATGTTTAATTGTTGAAATTTGTGTGATGTTTAACACTATGTTTAACTTTTGTTTGTGTCTTATTGAACTTGTGTGATGTTTTAAGTGGCATTGTATGTGAATTGTGTGATGTTTTATGGAACTTAGAGGCAGCCCTTGTGTGTATTCTAAGTGTTCAAAAGTATGTTGTTTTATGTTTATTTTAGTAGCAAGCCTGTGTACTAAATTGAAGGAATTTGACAGCTTTGAAGATAAGAATGGAGGCGTTTTCTAACGAAACGCCTCCGTGACAGTGCGCATTAGAAGCAGTTAATCATAAGGAACCACCTACGGAGCTTTGAGCATTCGAGGCGGTTCCGACAACCACCTCATCTATATGTGCCTCTCGTGGTGATGGTCATATGCGTGCTGCTAGGTCGTGCCTTCTCTTGGGCATTcatttcttctcttcttctttaacTTTGATATTTGTATGGTTACGGCCCAGTTTTTTCATAAACGGGGTTAACTTGTTAAGGTTTTTGATTCGATTTTTCTTATAAATTGGATCAAAGCCTAAGGAGAACTCCCCCACCCCTATCAGTGATTCTCAAAGAAAAAACAAACATCCAAAAAGAGCTGTACTACTACGTGCCATTGTATGTCCGTGTATCCCCGTGTTTGAAATAGTTCAGGCAAGCTAATGCATTGAAATGGTTCTGGCCGGTTAATAAGACCCACCAGACGAAACAAATTAACGATGgtagttattttattttatttttattataaaTTCCCTAGTTTCTTATTTAGTTTTTTTTAGGGAAGTTTCTTATTTAGCCACAGTATTTGTTTGGTctatctagtactccctccttcccaacaTATAAGGCAAGCTTAACTTTGCACAGTCTTTGATGCATGACTTTGACCACTAATATATAATATCAAAGTAGTTGAATTGGACATGTATAAATGGCATAGTCATATTTTTCttgcaaaataattttatttcatatATCGCTATACTAATTTTATAGACATACAATAAGTAAAACTTATAGTCAAAGTTGTGCGACGAAGACTAGAAAAGTCAAACGGCGTCTTATATTTCGGGAAAGAGGGAGTACTAAGAACCACCATGTATCGAGGATTTTTTTTGCCTCTATATCTATGGAATAAAACTCCTTTCACCTTAAAAAAAATTTGTTTTGCAGCATCACGTTATCGCCCAACTCAGAAACATCTTTTTTTTTAGTAGTATACAGGCAGTAAAATGCGCTCCCTTGATTAATTCATTCATTATCTTCTGCCATGCATCGATCGCACTTGCAAAAGCTGAGCAGTGATCTAGCACTATTACTCTACTTTCGTGCATCCATCATCATTGTCATAACGACCACTTGCTGGAGCTCGTGCTATTTAAGGACATCCATGCACCATTAGGTCCATCACCTTGGCATGCAAGATCGGTAAGTCGATATGGCTCGCCAACTCATCACCTTTGCAGCTCTAGCTCCTCTACTCATGGCCATGGCTGTGGCTGTCATCGTCCCCCCTGCCGCCTGTGCCTTCCGGGGCGTGGGCGCGCGAGAATCCTACCACCTGCGCTTCTACATGCACGATTTCTCCAACGGACCAAACGCCAGCGCCATCGTGGTCGCCCACGGCACCGGCCCGCTTCTTGGAGGCTCCAGTGACCGGCGCTTTGGCGACGTGGTGGTCATGGACGACACCCTCACCGAAGGCCCTAACACGACGTCCAGGGCCCTCGGACGCGCCCAGGGGTTCTACATCGCGTCGTCCTCCATAAGCGGCGACCCCACGCTGCACATCTCCATGGACCTGGTAGTCACCAGCGGGCCCTGCAGCGGGAGCATGCTCGCCGTCACGGGCCGCGACAACGTCTTGGCGCCGGTGCGGGAGCTCCCGGTGGTCGGCGGTATGGGGAGATTCAGGATGGCAACGGGGTACGTGCTGATGAAGACGGTGAACTGGCATGGGAACGACGTTCTCCTGGAGCTCGATGTCTACGTGCATGCGTGAACATTATCGACCGGCGGATGCAATGTGGACGCGTCCCATAATAACCAAGATAATTGGCGTGTTTGATATTGTAATATTTTGTCTCATCTTTTTCTCGTGTGAACGAATTTCGGATGCAAATTGAGAtatataaaagaaaatgatgatgcTTGAGCGCCAGTTGTTTGCCCGGTGCGCGCTCTCACTCTACCCTGGTCTTTTGTCCGAGATGAAAATGTTCACACATGCACATGCACTCATTTCTATATATGAACACGTGCCCGCGCACAAACACGTTCTATTCCTATGAGCACCTTTAAAAGACTGAACCGACAGATATTGCAATTGACGAAATTATCACGTGGGACTTTTTGTTGATGGTGTAGAAGTGctaatctttatctttacctaatattaaagggaggaggCTTTTATAGTTCTTCATATGGCATCCACCTTATATCTGTTGATTTTGTGATAACCATAAAGATTGACATTGAGATTTAAAAGTAGATATATGTAACGTTACGTAAAATATAAAGTATGTACACATTGACACCTCTATGAAGAGCCTCTTCTTTTTCTAGAAAGTATATGAGGAATCCAACCTGCACATGATCATATTAGTTTTAAAAAAAAGGTATGTCTAGGTCTCAGATACTTTGCAAAGTCTTAGTCGGGCTGACGTCATCCCTACTAGTTGTTGTAGCATGTTTTCCTTCTTTGGGCATAGGCCTGGGCTTGCTTGTTCATTGCTGTCTTTTCTCTGTCTCCCTCGATGGATCTGGGTTGGGCTATTGCTTGCTGGCGAGCTATGAACTTGGTGCGTGAGGTTGTTAAAGTAGCGAAGGAAAATTCCTAAAAAACAATTACCAAAGGACAGaggtcaacacacacacacacacacacacacacacacacacacacacacacacacacacacacacacacacacatgtatatagtatatacatcatttttgttacatgattttttttcttcagaaaattgtgcgaacattttctaaaaattagATGAATATTTTTTAAGAATATGTGAAGAGCTTTAAGTTCTATGGACACATTTAAaagaaatatttttttaaaaaaatactaaAACTTCTCTAAAATAAATGACCTTTTATTAAAAATTGCATGAAAAATTGTTCATCGCGTACTAAATTTTTTTTCACCGGATATTGGAAAAGTGCTCTCCAATTATTTTGAAAAAAACTTGAACATGTATTTGTTTAAAATATTCATATACACAAAAAAATGTATTTCTACTATTGCAAAAGGAAAAATCATATTAAAGGGAAAAAGAGCAAATTAACCAGATAAACAAGaggaaaaaaaaattaaaacccGTGTTAGGGTATTAAgagcatgtatttcttcaataggtggcaaattcttaacatcttcagctttaatacatttttctttcatagatttctttacctcttgcatatcttcaggactgagatataaaagacctcttttctttggagttggcttggGCAGTGGTTCGAggagagtccaatcattatcattacttcatatattattcaatagttcttcagcttgTTTAACAGTTCTTTTTCTAAAAACATaatcaacacaactatctaggtggtccctagaagtatcagttagtccattataaaagatatcaagtatttcatttttcttgagagaatgatcaggcaaaacattaagtaattggagaagcctcccccaaacttgtctcttcttcaatttgcacaaagttaaatatttcctatagagaagtttgtttcttatgagcaagaaaatatttttcagagaagtaatatatcatatcctggggagtacgcgcacaaccaggagcaagagaattataccatgcttagcatcaccctttaacgagaaaatGGAACAACTAAAAAAAATAGTAACAgcgaatttttttcctcatgagcaaatagggtggctatatcatttaatttagtaagatgtgccacaacagtttccgaTTCATAATCatggaaatgatcagattcaaccaaagtaattaactcagaatcgacagataattcataatccttatcagtaacaaagataggtgaagtagcaaacttaggatcatatttcattctagcattcaaagctttttcttttaatttgactagtaatttcttaagatcatctctatccttacaagcaagaaagtctctagctacctctccatccataacataaccctcaggtataacggggaattcatatctaggagtgctagatctaataggtgtttcaaagttttcagtttcaataatttcatcagtttcagaaatatcatcagtttcagtattCTCAATTTCATTAACCCTAGCAAGTTGATCATCAAGAAATTCAATTcgtcatagtgatcaacatatataaatcccaagtgactcagaaaaTAGAGCTATGcaccccgacaacggtgccagaaaaagatcttgataacccacaagcatatgggatcgcaatagttttcgaggatagagtattcaatccaaatttattgattcgacataaggggagctaaagaatattcacaagtattagtagttgagttgtcaattcaaccacacctgaaagacttaatatccgcagcaaaatatttagtagcaaagtagtatgtgttggggaacgtagtaatttcaaaattttcctacgcacacgcaagatcatggtgatgcatagcaactagaggggagagtgtgatctacgtacccttatagaccgacagcggaagcgttataacaacgcggttgacatagtcgtacgtcttcacggcccgaccgatcaagcaccaaaactacggcacctccgagttctagcatacgttcagctcgatgacgatcctcggactccgatccagcaaagtgtcggggtagagttccgtcagcacggcggcgtggtgacgatcttgatgtactaccgtcgcagggcttcgcctaagcaccgctacaatattatcgaggattatggtggaagggggcaccgcacacggctaagaatatgatcacgtggatcaacttgtgtgtctagaggtgccccctgtccccgtatataaaggagcaagggaggaggaggccggccctaggagggggcgcgccaagtgtggagtcttACTAGGacccctagtcctagtaggattccacctcccatatggaataggaaaagaggaagggaaaaggagaaggaaggaagggggcgccccccttccctagtccaattcggacgagaccaaggggaggggtgcggccacgcttgaggccctttttcttctttcccatatggcccaataaggcccaatacgtattcccgtaactctccggtactccgaaaaatacctgaatcactcggaacctttccgatgttcgaatatagtcgtccaatatatcgatctttacgtctcgaccatttcgagactcctcgtcatgtccccgatctcatccgggactgcgaactccttcggtacatcaaaactcataaactcataatataactgtcatcgaaacctcaagtgtgcggaccctacgggttcgagaacaatgtagacatgaccgagacacgtctccagtcaataaccaatagcggaacctggatgctcatattggctcccacatattctacgaagatctttatcggtcagaccgcataacaacatacgttgttccctttgtcatcggtatgttacttgcccgagatttgatcatcggtatcttaatacctagttcaatctcgttaccggcaagtctctttactcgttccgtaatacatcatctcacaactaactcattagttgcaatgcttgcaaggcttatgtgatgtgcattaccgagagggcccagagatacctctccgacaatcggagtgacaaatcctaatctcgaaatacgccaacccaacatgtacctttggagacacctgtagagctcctttataatcacccagttatgttgtgacgtttggtagcgcacaaagtgttcctccgcaaacgggagttgcataatctcatagtcataggaacatgtataagttatgaagaaagcaatagcaacatactaaatgatcgggtgctaagctaatggaatgggtcatgtcaatcacatcattctcctaatgatgtgatcccgttaatcaaataacaactcttttgtttatggttaggaaacataaccatctttgattaacgagctagtcaagtagaggcatactagtgacactctgtttgtctatgtattcacacatatattatgtttcctgttaatacaattctagcatgaataataaacatttatcatgatataaggaaataaataataactttattattgcctctagggcatatttccttcagtctcccacttgcactagagtcaataatctagttcacatcgccatgtgattcaacactaagagttcacatcaccatgtgattaacacccatagttcacatcgtcatgtgacctatacccaaaggctttactagagtcaataatctagttcacatcatttatgtgattaacacccaaacagtactaaggtgtgatcatgttttgcttgtgagataattttagtcaacgggtctgtcacatacatatccgtaagtattttgcgaattctatgtctacaatgctctgcacggagctactctagctaattgctcccactttcaatatgtatctagatcgagacttagagtcatccagatctgtgtcaaaacttgcatcgacgtaactttttacgacgaaccttttgtcacctccataatcgagaaatatttccttattccactaaggataattttgaccaatgtccagtgatctagtcttagatcactattgtactcccttgcttaacacagtgtagggtatacaatagatctggtacacagcatggcatactttatagaacctatggctgaggcatagggagtgactttcattctctttctatcttctgccgtggtcgggctttgagtcttactcaatttcacaccttgtaacacaggcaagaactctttttgactgttccattttgaactacttcaaaatcttgtcaaggtatgtactcattgaaaaaacttatcaagcgtcttgatctatctctatagatcttgacgctcaatatgtaagcagcttcaccgaggtctttctttggaaaactcctttcaaacacttctttatgctttacagaataattctacattatttccgatcaacaatatgtcactcacatatacttatcagaaatgttgtagtgctcccactcactttcttgtaaatacaggcttcaccgtaagtctgtataaaactatatgctttgatcaacttatcaaagcgtatattccaactccgagatgcttgcaccagtccatagatggatcgttggagcttgcatattttgttaacacctttaggattgacaaaaccttctggttgcatcatatacaacccctttttaagaaatccattaaggattgcagttttgttatccatttgccagatttcataaaatgcggcaattgctaacatgattcggacagactttaagcatcgatacgagtgagaaaatctcatcgtagtcaacaccttgaactttgtcaaaaaacctttttcgacaagtctagctttgtagatagtaacactactatcagcatccgtcttccacttgaagatccatttaatctcaatggctcgctgatcaatgggcaagtcaatcaaagtccatactttgttctcatacatggatctcatctcagatttcatggcctcaagccatttcgcggaatctgggctcatcatcgcttcctcatagttcgtaggctcgtcatggtcaagtaacatgacctccagaactggattaccgtaccactccggtgcggatctcactctggtttacctacgaggttcggtagtaacttgatccgaagttacatgatcatcatcattagcttcctcactaatcggtctagtagtcacaggcacagatttctgtgatgaactactttccaataagggagcaggtacaattaccttatcaagttttctactttcctcccactcacttctttcgagagaaactccttctctagaaaggatccattctcaggaacgaatttgccttcggatctgtgatagaaggtgtacccaacaaattcgtttgggtatcctatgaagacatatttctccgatttgggtttgagcttatcaggatgaaactttttcatataagcatcacaatcccaaactttaagaaatgacaactttggtttcttgccaaaccacagttcagattgtgtcgtctaaccagacttagacggtgcccttttaaacgtgaatgcaactgtctttaatgcataaccccaaaacgatagtggtagatcggtaagagacatcatagatcgcaccatatctaataaagtacggttatgatgttcggacacaccattatgctatggtgttccaggtggcgtgagtagtgaaactatttcacattgttttaactgaaggccaaactcgtaactcaaatattttacctctgcgatcataccgtagaaacttttattttcttgttacgatgattctccacttcactctgaaattctttgaacttttcaaatatttcagacttgtgtttcattaagtagatatacccatatctactcaaatcatctgtgaaggtcagaaaataatgatacccgccgcgagccttaacactcatcggatctcatacatcagtatgtattatttccaataagtcagttgctcgttccatagttccggagaacggcgttttagtcatcttgcccatgaggcatggttcgcaagcatcaactgattcataatcaagtgattccaaaaacccatcagcatggagtttcttcatgcgctttacaccaatatgacctaaacggcagtgccacaaataagttgcactatcattattaactttgcatcttttggtttcaatattatgattatgtgtatcactacgatcgagatccaatgaactattttcattgggtgtgtaaccatataaggttttattcatgtaaacagaacaacaatttattctcttacttaaatgaataaccgtattacaataaacatgatcaaatcatattcatgctcaacgcaaacaccaaataacacttattcaagttcaacactaatcccaaaagtatagggagtgtgcgatgatgatcatatcaatcttggaactacttccaacattgtcacctcacccttaactagtctttgttcattctgcaactcccgattcaagttactaatcatagtaactgaactagtatcaaatattgaggggttgctataaacactagtaaagtacacatcaataacatgtatatcaaatatacttatgttcactttgccatccttcttattcgcgaaatacttggggcagttccactttcagtgatcagtccctttgcagtagaagcacttagtctcaggcttaggaccagacttgggcttctttacttgagcagcaacttgcttgccgttcttcttgaagttccccttcttccctttgccgttttcttgaaactagtggtctcgtcaaccatcaacacttgatgttttcttgatttctaccttcgtcgattttagcatcacgaagagcttgggaattgtaaccgttatcccttgcatattatagttcatcacaaagttccactaacttggtgatggtgactagagaattctgtcaatcactatcttatctggaagattaactcccacttgattcaagcgattgtagtactcagacaatctgagcacatgctcactagttgagcgattctcctccatcttttagctatagaacttgttggagacttcatatctctcaactcgggtatttgcttgaaatattaacttcaactcctggaacatctcatatggtccatgatgttcaaaacatctttgaagtcccgattctaagacgttaag encodes the following:
- the LOC123108540 gene encoding dirigent protein 1-like: MARQLITFAALAPLLMAMAVAVIVPPAACAFRGVGARESYHLRFYMHDFSNGPNASAIVVAHGTGPLLGGSSDRRFGDVVVMDDTLTEGPNTTSRALGRAQGFYIASSSISGDPTLHISMDLVVTSGPCSGSMLAVTGRDNVLAPVRELPVVGGMGRFRMATGYVLMKTVNWHGNDVLLELDVYVHA